In Tachysurus vachellii isolate PV-2020 chromosome 1, HZAU_Pvac_v1, whole genome shotgun sequence, a genomic segment contains:
- the aspscr1 gene encoding tether containing UBX domain for GLUT4 isoform X1, whose protein sequence is MAASSTAVSVLAPNGRRQTVKVSQNTPLLQVLEEVCKKQGFNPDEHGLKFQRNVLDLTVQWRFASLPNNAKLEIVPSTSQRGGTDSTVRIALQLEDGSRLQGSFPSGHSLWDLLSHFPQTRISKLEVPGATPVCVYMRDEVSGEEALKRTTLRSLGLTGGSAILRYVLKASNTPGNNEPMETGATLADTAAPASQLPPAVKTMQSDLPDEPKPAPVPAESPSPPSQNPKDAAQMCQALPVQQEQADLPRDQQQVVRPKIKQVAIQMPQEASSVPQVDEEQAGPSHKYHSHSVTASNFVPFSGGGQRLGGSGGDEQRACLSPASSSSSPLSSGPPKAKKAKPSHEVQQSSSATCKEKDSEDTEEYLEPMDREPLVFHLDTAAQRQCDDTELPDEFFEVTVDDVRKRFSQLKSERRVLEEAPLLTQSLREALKKEKINRYPKVVLRVQFPDRRVLQGFFRPLETVALLKQFVRTHLQDPDLPFYLFIAPPKTKLDDPSVTLFQANLFPAALVYFGSDVKTECYLRSDLVDSSVSALQADELIAGCMPRSPASSSSSLPLEDSLPLQSESNGAPRSQVNLEDHSDEESQAPKPVRTDPAKVPKWLKLAGKK, encoded by the exons ATGGCAGCCAGCAGCACAGCAGTGTCAGTTCTTGCTCCAAATGGACGAAGACAAACCGTAAAAGTCTCCCAAAACACACCCCTG CTGCAGGTTCTCGAGGAAGTGTGCAAGAAACAAGGGTTTAATCCAGATGAGCATGGACTGAA GTTTCAGAGGAATGTGCTGGATCTGACGGTGCAGTGGAGGTTTGCCAGCCTTCCAAACAATGCCAAGTTGGAGATAGTGCCAAGCACCAGCCAGCGTGGAGGGACAGATAGCACG GTCCGGATTGCACTACAATTAGAGGATGGATCTCGTCTGCAGGGTTCTTTCCCTAGTGGCCACAGCCTATGGGATCTGCTCAGCCACTTCCCCCAAACCAG AATATCCAAACTGGAGGTGCCAGGAGCCACACCAGTCTGTGTTTACATGAGAGATGAG GTCAGTGGAGAAGAGGCTCTTAAGAGGACCACTCTGAGGTCTCTAGGCCTAACTGGTGGCAGTGCCATACTGAG ATATGTACTGAAAGCAAGTAACACTCCAGGGAACAATGAGCCCATGGAGACAGGTGCCACCCTAGCTGACACAGCTGCCCCTGCATCCCAGCTTCCTCCTGCTGTTAAGACCATGCAGTCTGATCTGCCAGATGAACCCAAGCCTGCCCCAGTACCTGCGGAATCCCCTAGTCCTCCTTCTCAAAACCCCAAAGATGCTGCCCAAATGTGCCAAGCACTTCCTGTACAACAGGAACAGGCAGACCTGCCTCGAGACCAGCAGCAAGTTGTGCGGCCCAAAATCAAGCAAGTTGCTATTCAGATGCCTCAGGAAGCCAGTTCTGTGCCACAGGTGGACGAAGAGCAAGCAGGTCCGTCCCACAAATATCATTCCCACTCAGTTACGGCCAGCAACTTTGTGCCTTTCTCTGGTGGCGGGCAAAGGCTTGGAGGAAGTGGAGGTGATGAACAGAGAGCCTGCCTTTCACCGGCTTCATCGTCTTCCTCACCACTCTCCAGTGGGCCTCCAAAAGCCAAGAAGGCTAAACCAAGTCATGAAGTCCAG CAATCTTCTAGTGCCACGTGCAAAGAAAAGGACTCGGAGGATACAGAGGAATATCTGGAG CCGATGGACAGGGAACCGCTTGTCTTCCACCTGGACACAGCAGCACAGCGGCAGTGTGATGACACGGAGCTGCCAGACGAGTTCTTTGAGGTGACTGTGGACGATGTGAGGAAGAGGTTCTCACAGCTGAagagtgagag gaGGGTGTTGGAAGAGGCCCCTCTGTTGACACAGTCTTTGAGGGAAGCTCTgaagaaggagaaaataaatagatatccCAAG GTCGTGCTGAGAGTTCAGTTTCCTGACAGGCGGGTTCTCCAAGGGTTTTTTAGACCGCTAGAAACAG TTGCTCTTCTGAAGCAGTTTGTAAGGACTCATCTACAGGATCCTGATCTCCCCTTTTACCTGT TCATTGCACCTCCAAAAACCAAGCTGGACGACCCCAGTGTTACTCTGTTTCAG GCCAACCTCTTCCCTGCTGCTCTCGTGTACTTTGGCTCGGACGTGAAGACAG aaTGCTATTTGCGCAGTGATCTTGTGGACAGCAGTGTCTCTGCCCTGCAGGCCGATGAGCTCATCGCTGG CTGTATGCCCAGGTCTCCAGCTTCATCCTCCAGTTCACTGCCCCTTGAGGACTCTCTCCCTCTGCAAAGCGAGTCTAACGGAGCTCCCAGGAGCCAGGTGAACCTTGAGGACCACAGTGATGAGGAAAGTCAAGCACCTAAACCGGTTCGCACAGACCCTGCAAAGGTGCCCAAGTGGCTCAAGCTGGCAG gAAAGAAGTAA
- the aspscr1 gene encoding tether containing UBX domain for GLUT4 isoform X2 encodes MAASSTAVSVLAPNGRRQTVKVSQNTPLLQVLEEVCKKQGFNPDEHGLKFQRNVLDLTVQWRFASLPNNAKLEIVPSTSQRGGTDSTVRIALQLEDGSRLQGSFPSGHSLWDLLSHFPQTRISKLEVPGATPVCVYMRDEVSGEEALKRTTLRSLGLTGGSAILRYVLKASNTPGNNEPMETGATLADTAAPASQLPPAVKTMQSDLPDEPKPAPVPAESPSPPSQNPKDAAQMCQALPVQQEQADLPRDQQQVVRPKIKQVAIQMPQEASSVPQVDEEQAGPSHKYHSHSVTASNFVPFSGGGQRLGGSGGDEQRACLSPASSSSSPLSSGPPKAKKAKPSHEVQQSSSATCKEKDSEDTEEYLEPMDREPLVFHLDTAAQRQCDDTELPDEFFEVTVDDVRKRFSQLKSERRVLEEAPLLTQSLREALKKEKINRYPKVVLRVQFPDRRVLQGFFRPLETVALLKQFVRTHLQDPDLPFYLYHLS; translated from the exons ATGGCAGCCAGCAGCACAGCAGTGTCAGTTCTTGCTCCAAATGGACGAAGACAAACCGTAAAAGTCTCCCAAAACACACCCCTG CTGCAGGTTCTCGAGGAAGTGTGCAAGAAACAAGGGTTTAATCCAGATGAGCATGGACTGAA GTTTCAGAGGAATGTGCTGGATCTGACGGTGCAGTGGAGGTTTGCCAGCCTTCCAAACAATGCCAAGTTGGAGATAGTGCCAAGCACCAGCCAGCGTGGAGGGACAGATAGCACG GTCCGGATTGCACTACAATTAGAGGATGGATCTCGTCTGCAGGGTTCTTTCCCTAGTGGCCACAGCCTATGGGATCTGCTCAGCCACTTCCCCCAAACCAG AATATCCAAACTGGAGGTGCCAGGAGCCACACCAGTCTGTGTTTACATGAGAGATGAG GTCAGTGGAGAAGAGGCTCTTAAGAGGACCACTCTGAGGTCTCTAGGCCTAACTGGTGGCAGTGCCATACTGAG ATATGTACTGAAAGCAAGTAACACTCCAGGGAACAATGAGCCCATGGAGACAGGTGCCACCCTAGCTGACACAGCTGCCCCTGCATCCCAGCTTCCTCCTGCTGTTAAGACCATGCAGTCTGATCTGCCAGATGAACCCAAGCCTGCCCCAGTACCTGCGGAATCCCCTAGTCCTCCTTCTCAAAACCCCAAAGATGCTGCCCAAATGTGCCAAGCACTTCCTGTACAACAGGAACAGGCAGACCTGCCTCGAGACCAGCAGCAAGTTGTGCGGCCCAAAATCAAGCAAGTTGCTATTCAGATGCCTCAGGAAGCCAGTTCTGTGCCACAGGTGGACGAAGAGCAAGCAGGTCCGTCCCACAAATATCATTCCCACTCAGTTACGGCCAGCAACTTTGTGCCTTTCTCTGGTGGCGGGCAAAGGCTTGGAGGAAGTGGAGGTGATGAACAGAGAGCCTGCCTTTCACCGGCTTCATCGTCTTCCTCACCACTCTCCAGTGGGCCTCCAAAAGCCAAGAAGGCTAAACCAAGTCATGAAGTCCAG CAATCTTCTAGTGCCACGTGCAAAGAAAAGGACTCGGAGGATACAGAGGAATATCTGGAG CCGATGGACAGGGAACCGCTTGTCTTCCACCTGGACACAGCAGCACAGCGGCAGTGTGATGACACGGAGCTGCCAGACGAGTTCTTTGAGGTGACTGTGGACGATGTGAGGAAGAGGTTCTCACAGCTGAagagtgagag gaGGGTGTTGGAAGAGGCCCCTCTGTTGACACAGTCTTTGAGGGAAGCTCTgaagaaggagaaaataaatagatatccCAAG GTCGTGCTGAGAGTTCAGTTTCCTGACAGGCGGGTTCTCCAAGGGTTTTTTAGACCGCTAGAAACAG TTGCTCTTCTGAAGCAGTTTGTAAGGACTCATCTACAGGATCCTGATCTCCCCTTTTACCTGT ATCATTTATCTTAA